A portion of the Juglans microcarpa x Juglans regia isolate MS1-56 chromosome 1D, Jm3101_v1.0, whole genome shotgun sequence genome contains these proteins:
- the LOC121236162 gene encoding histone-lysine N-methyltransferase SUVR5-like isoform X3, protein MLLVRPIDEFPQPIAYKTYKVGLKMVKDLTVARRFIMQKLAVGMLNIVDHFHAEALIETARDVRIWKEFAMEASRCNCYSELGRMLLKLQKMILQHYINSYWLQHDFHSWAQGCENAHSAESIEKLKEDLFDFILWKEVNSLWDSPVQPTLGSEWKTWKHEVMKWFSTAHPVSSARDVQLQTSDDLLNTNLQLSKKRPKLEVRRAEPHAFAVETLVSDQAITLEIDSAYFNGQDATGAATSALQHCKGDEIKEVAAPTGTPSCVVNKWENIVVEPENYELIQTKDMELTPVNEVAATESLEPGSKNRQCIAFIEAKGRQCVRWANDGDVYCCVHLSSRFIGSSARAERPASVGTPMCEGTTVLGTRCKHRSLYGSSFCKKHRPQNESKGKLNFPEMVKRKHKEDLPSSETTERKEMAYVGEVENPLQVDPISVMAVDAFHGRNSLTEKPEHPGKDCNGTEKLHCISYYLPNNLNPCLESPRHHSLYCEKHLPSWLKRARNGKDRIISKEVFADLLRKCCSQEQRLRLHQACELFYKLFKSILSLRNPVPREVQFQWAISEASKDFSVGNFFTKLVYREIERLRNIWDFSSDEIARVSTSVMEEQVVLPMAVDDSNDDEKAIRCKICSEEFLDNEALGSHWMDIHKKEAQWLFRGYACAICLDSFTNKKVLETHVQERHHVEFVEQCMLLQCIPCGSHFGNTEELWLHVLSVHPVDFMPLKAGQQHNLPAGEDSPQKSELCNTATVENNTQNLGCFRKFICRFCGLKFDLLPDLGRHHQAAHMGPSLVSSHHSRRGIRYYACRLKSGRLSRPRFKKGLAAASYRIRNRANASMKKRIQASKSLSTVGVTLQPHVTETASLGRLTESHCSAVAKILFSESQKTKPRPNNLDILSTARSACCKVSLVASLEGKYGVLPEHLYLKAAKLCSEHNIQVDWHQEGFICPKGCKAFKDPNSLSPLLPLPFPCDSVRYGAAHQLDPVNDEWEVDECHYIIDCHHLGQKSMQKAAVLCNDISFGQEPVPVACIANEGVSDSIHIRKDGSDCPNVMPWESFTYVMKLFLDQSAGRDTESLQLGCACPYSTCYPEACDHVYLFDNDYDEAKDIYGKLMRDRFPYDEKGRIILEEGYLVYECNHMCSCSRTCRNRVLQNGVRVKLEVFKTEEKGWGLRAGEAILRGTFVCEYIGELLDEKEANKRQHRYRKEGCGYLYDIDAHFNDVSRLIEGQVRYVIDATKYGNVSRFINHSCLPNLVSYQVLVESMDSQRAHIGLYASRDIALGEELTFNYRYELLPGEGYPCHCGASNCRGRLY, encoded by the exons ATGCTACTTGTCCGTCCAATAGATGAATTTCCTCAGCCTATTGCATATAAGACATATAAGGTAGGATTAAAAATGGTTAAAGATTTAACTGTTGCACGCCGATTTATTATGCAAAAGCTGGCTGTTGGCATGCTGAATATCGTTGACCATTTTCATGCTGAG GCTTTGATAGAGACTGCTCGCGATGTGAGGATCTGGAAGGAGTTTGCTATGGAGGCGTCTCGTTGTAACTGTTATTCTGAACTTGGAAGAATGCTTTTGAAGCTGCAGAAG ATGATACTTCAGCATTACATAAATTCTTACTGGCTACAACATGATTTTCACTCTTGGGCGCAAGGATGTGAGAATGCACATAGTGCTGAATCCATTGAAAAGCTAAAGGAG gatttgtttgattttattttgtggaAAGAAGTCAACTCTCTCTGGGATTCACCTGTGCAACCCACATTGGGTTCTGAGTGGAAAACCTGGAAGCATGAAGTTATGAAATGGTTTTCGACAGCTCATCCAGTATCCAGTGCCAGAGACGTGCAGCTGCAAACAAGTGATGATCTCTTGAACACAAATCTCCAACTTAGCAAGAAGAGGCCAAAGCTTGAAGTACGTCGTGCAGAGCCACATGCTTTTGCGGTGGAAACACTTGTATCTGATCAAGCAATAACTCTTGAGATTGACTCTGCATATTTTAATGGTCAAGATGCTACAGGTGCTGCTACATCGGCATTACAACACTGTAAAGGGGACGAGATAAAGGAGGTAGCTGCTCCTACAGGTACACCTAGTTGTGTGGTTAATAAATGGGAGAACATTGTAGTTGAACCTGAAAATTATGAGTTAATTCAAACCAAAGATATGGAGTTGACACCTGTGAATGAAGTGGCTGCTACTGAATCCTTGGAACCTGGGAGTAAGAACCGACAATGCATCGCTTTTATAGAAGCTAAGGGAAGGCAATGTGTGAGGTGGGCAAACGATGGTGATGTTTACTGCTGTGTGCATTTGTCTTCTCGGTTCATAGGTAGCTCTGCTCGAGCAGAAAGACCTGCCTCGGTTGGTACCCCGATGTGTGAAGGTACCACTGTTCTTGGTACTAGGTGTAAGCATCGGTCTCTATATGGCTCCTCATTCTGTAAGAAACACAGACCTCAAAATGAATCAAAAGGGAAATTAAACTTCCCAGAGATGGTTAAGAGAAAGCATAAGGAGGACCTTCCCAGTTCAGAAACGACAGAACGCAAAGAAATGGCTTATGTGGGAGAAGTTGAAAATCCCCTTCAAGTGGATCCAATCTCAGTCATGGCAGTTGATGCCTTCCATGGAAGGAACAGCTTAACTGAAAAGCCTGAGCATCCTGGCAAGGATTGCAATGGAACGGAGAAGCTGCACTGCATAAGCTACTACCTGCCCAATAATCTCAACCCATGTCTGGAAAGTCCAAGGCACCATTCATTATACTGTGAGAAACACCTTCCAAGCTGGCTTAAACGTGCAAGGAATGGTAAGGATAGAATTATTTCAAAAGAAGTGTTCGCAGATCTTTTGAGGAAATGTTGTTCACAGGAGCAAAGGTTGAGGTTGCATCAAGCGTGTGAGCTTTTCTACAAGCtctttaaaagtattttatcccTGAGAAACCCAGTGCCTAGGGAGGTTCAATTTCAGTGGGCCATATCTGAAGCCTCTAAAGATTTTAGTGTTGGCAATTTCTTTACAAAGTTGGTTTACCGTGAGATAGAGAGACTTAGAAATATTTGGGACTTCAGTTCTGATGAAATTGCGCGAGTTTCCACCTCTGTCATGGAAGAACAGGTGGTGTTGCCAATGGCAGTCGATGATAGTAATGATGATGAAAAGGCTATTAGGTGCAAAATCTGCTCAGAGGAGTTTCTTGACAATGAAGCACTTGGTAGCCACTGGATGGACATTCATAAAAAGGAAGCACAATGGCTGTTCAGGGGCTATGCTTGTGCCATCTGCCTTGATTCCTTTACTAATAAGAAAGTCCTGGAAACACATGTGCAAGAGAGACACCATGTGGAATTTGTGGAACAATGCATGCTTCTCCAGTGTATTCCTTGTGGAAGCCATTTTGGGAACACTGAAGAGTTATGGTTGCATGTCCTTTCAGTTCATCCTGTTGATTTCATGCCATTAAAAGCTGGTCAACAGCATAATCTGCCTGCTGGTGAGGATTCTCCGCAGAAATCTGAGCTCTGCAATACAGCTACTGTGGAGAATAACACTCAGAATCTAGGGTGTTTCCGAAAGTTTATTTGCAGGTTTTGTGGGTTGAAGTTTGATTTACTACCTGATCTTGGCCGTCACCATCAAGCTGCTCATATGGGGCCAAGTTTGGTCAGCTCTCACCACTCAAGGAGGGGGATACGTTATTATGCTTGTAGATTGAAATCTGGAAGACTCAGCCGTCCTAGATTTAAAAAAGGTCTAGCAGCAGCATCATATAGAATCAGGAACAGAGCCAATGCCAGTATGAAGAAACGCATTCAAGCATCAAAGTCACTAAGCACTGTAGGGGTAACTTTACAGCCTCATGTAACTGAGACAGCAAGTCTTGGTAGATTGACAGAATCCCACTGCTCTGCAGTTGCAAAGATTTTGTTTTCTGAATCTCAGAAAACCAAACCTCGGCCTAACAACCTTGATATTTTATCTACCGCTCGTTCTGCTTGCTGCAAGGTCAGTCTTGTAGCATCCCTGGAAGGGAAGTATGGTGTATTGCCAGAACATTTGTATCTGAAGGCAGCCAAGCTCTGCAGTGAGCATAACATTCAAGTTGACTGGCACCAAGAGGGGTTTATATGTCCTAAAGGTTGTAAGGCGTTCAAGGACCCAAACTCGCTGTCTCCGCTGTTGCCTTTACCTTTTCCATGTGACTCTGTAAGGTACGGAGCTGCACATCAATTAGATCCAGTTAATGATGAGTGGGAGGTGGACGAGTGTCATTATATCATTGACTGCCACCATTTGGGACAGAAGTCCATGCAAAAGGCAGCTGTCTTGTGTAATGATATAAGCTTTGGGCAGGAACCAGTTCCAGTGGCCTGCATTGCCAATGAGGGTGTCTCGGATTCTATACACATCCGCAAAGATGGCTCTGATTGCCCAAATGTGATGCCTTGGGAAAGCTTCACATATGTCATGAAGCTGTTTCTTGATCAATCTGCTGGTCGCGATACAGAG AGCCTACAATTGGGTTGTGCCTGCCCATATTCAACATGCTATCCTGAAGCATGTGATCATGTATATCTCTTTGATAATGACTATGATGAGGCAAAAGACATTTATGGGAAACTCATGCGTGACAGGTTCCCTTATGATGAGAAAGGCCGGATCATCTTGGAG GAGGGTTACCTTGTTTATGAATGCAATCATATGTGCAGTTGCAGTAGAACCTGTCGTAATAGGGTTTTACAGAATGGAGTAAGAGTGAAGCTGGAAGTCTTCAAAACGGAGGAAAAG GGATGGGGACTCAGGGCAGGTGAAGCAATCCTGCGTGGCACATTTGTATGTGAGTACATTGGGGAGCTCTTGGATGAGAAGGAAGCAAACAAGAGGCAGCACAG GTATAGGAAAGAGGGTTGTGGCTATCTGTATGACATTGATGCTCATTTC
- the LOC121236162 gene encoding histone-lysine N-methyltransferase SUVR5-like isoform X4 has translation MEASRCNCYSELGRMLLKLQKMILQHYINSYWLQHDFHSWAQGCENAHSAESIEKLKEDLFDFILWKEVNSLWDSPVQPTLGSEWKTWKHEVMKWFSTAHPVSSARDVQLQTSDDLLNTNLQLSKKRPKLEVRRAEPHAFAVETLVSDQAITLEIDSAYFNGQDATGAATSALQHCKGDEIKEVAAPTGTPSCVVNKWENIVVEPENYELIQTKDMELTPVNEVAATESLEPGSKNRQCIAFIEAKGRQCVRWANDGDVYCCVHLSSRFIGSSARAERPASVGTPMCEGTTVLGTRCKHRSLYGSSFCKKHRPQNESKGKLNFPEMVKRKHKEDLPSSETTERKEMAYVGEVENPLQVDPISVMAVDAFHGRNSLTEKPEHPGKDCNGTEKLHCISYYLPNNLNPCLESPRHHSLYCEKHLPSWLKRARNGKDRIISKEVFADLLRKCCSQEQRLRLHQACELFYKLFKSILSLRNPVPREVQFQWAISEASKDFSVGNFFTKLVYREIERLRNIWDFSSDEIARVSTSVMEEQVVLPMAVDDSNDDEKAIRCKICSEEFLDNEALGSHWMDIHKKEAQWLFRGYACAICLDSFTNKKVLETHVQERHHVEFVEQCMLLQCIPCGSHFGNTEELWLHVLSVHPVDFMPLKAGQQHNLPAGEDSPQKSELCNTATVENNTQNLGCFRKFICRFCGLKFDLLPDLGRHHQAAHMGPSLVSSHHSRRGIRYYACRLKSGRLSRPRFKKGLAAASYRIRNRANASMKKRIQASKSLSTVGVTLQPHVTETASLGRLTESHCSAVAKILFSESQKTKPRPNNLDILSTARSACCKVSLVASLEGKYGVLPEHLYLKAAKLCSEHNIQVDWHQEGFICPKGCKAFKDPNSLSPLLPLPFPCDSVRYGAAHQLDPVNDEWEVDECHYIIDCHHLGQKSMQKAAVLCNDISFGQEPVPVACIANEGVSDSIHIRKDGSDCPNVMPWESFTYVMKLFLDQSAGRDTESLQLGCACPYSTCYPEACDHVYLFDNDYDEAKDIYGKLMRDRFPYDEKGRIILEEGYLVYECNHMCSCSRTCRNRVLQNGVRVKLEVFKTEEKGWGLRAGEAILRGTFVCEYIGELLDEKEANKRQHRYRKEGCGYLYDIDAHFNDVSRLIEGQVRYVIDATKYGNVSRFINHSCLPNLVSYQVLVESMDSQRAHIGLYASRDIALGEELTFNYRYELLPGEGYPCHCGASNCRGRLY, from the exons ATGGAGGCGTCTCGTTGTAACTGTTATTCTGAACTTGGAAGAATGCTTTTGAAGCTGCAGAAG ATGATACTTCAGCATTACATAAATTCTTACTGGCTACAACATGATTTTCACTCTTGGGCGCAAGGATGTGAGAATGCACATAGTGCTGAATCCATTGAAAAGCTAAAGGAG gatttgtttgattttattttgtggaAAGAAGTCAACTCTCTCTGGGATTCACCTGTGCAACCCACATTGGGTTCTGAGTGGAAAACCTGGAAGCATGAAGTTATGAAATGGTTTTCGACAGCTCATCCAGTATCCAGTGCCAGAGACGTGCAGCTGCAAACAAGTGATGATCTCTTGAACACAAATCTCCAACTTAGCAAGAAGAGGCCAAAGCTTGAAGTACGTCGTGCAGAGCCACATGCTTTTGCGGTGGAAACACTTGTATCTGATCAAGCAATAACTCTTGAGATTGACTCTGCATATTTTAATGGTCAAGATGCTACAGGTGCTGCTACATCGGCATTACAACACTGTAAAGGGGACGAGATAAAGGAGGTAGCTGCTCCTACAGGTACACCTAGTTGTGTGGTTAATAAATGGGAGAACATTGTAGTTGAACCTGAAAATTATGAGTTAATTCAAACCAAAGATATGGAGTTGACACCTGTGAATGAAGTGGCTGCTACTGAATCCTTGGAACCTGGGAGTAAGAACCGACAATGCATCGCTTTTATAGAAGCTAAGGGAAGGCAATGTGTGAGGTGGGCAAACGATGGTGATGTTTACTGCTGTGTGCATTTGTCTTCTCGGTTCATAGGTAGCTCTGCTCGAGCAGAAAGACCTGCCTCGGTTGGTACCCCGATGTGTGAAGGTACCACTGTTCTTGGTACTAGGTGTAAGCATCGGTCTCTATATGGCTCCTCATTCTGTAAGAAACACAGACCTCAAAATGAATCAAAAGGGAAATTAAACTTCCCAGAGATGGTTAAGAGAAAGCATAAGGAGGACCTTCCCAGTTCAGAAACGACAGAACGCAAAGAAATGGCTTATGTGGGAGAAGTTGAAAATCCCCTTCAAGTGGATCCAATCTCAGTCATGGCAGTTGATGCCTTCCATGGAAGGAACAGCTTAACTGAAAAGCCTGAGCATCCTGGCAAGGATTGCAATGGAACGGAGAAGCTGCACTGCATAAGCTACTACCTGCCCAATAATCTCAACCCATGTCTGGAAAGTCCAAGGCACCATTCATTATACTGTGAGAAACACCTTCCAAGCTGGCTTAAACGTGCAAGGAATGGTAAGGATAGAATTATTTCAAAAGAAGTGTTCGCAGATCTTTTGAGGAAATGTTGTTCACAGGAGCAAAGGTTGAGGTTGCATCAAGCGTGTGAGCTTTTCTACAAGCtctttaaaagtattttatcccTGAGAAACCCAGTGCCTAGGGAGGTTCAATTTCAGTGGGCCATATCTGAAGCCTCTAAAGATTTTAGTGTTGGCAATTTCTTTACAAAGTTGGTTTACCGTGAGATAGAGAGACTTAGAAATATTTGGGACTTCAGTTCTGATGAAATTGCGCGAGTTTCCACCTCTGTCATGGAAGAACAGGTGGTGTTGCCAATGGCAGTCGATGATAGTAATGATGATGAAAAGGCTATTAGGTGCAAAATCTGCTCAGAGGAGTTTCTTGACAATGAAGCACTTGGTAGCCACTGGATGGACATTCATAAAAAGGAAGCACAATGGCTGTTCAGGGGCTATGCTTGTGCCATCTGCCTTGATTCCTTTACTAATAAGAAAGTCCTGGAAACACATGTGCAAGAGAGACACCATGTGGAATTTGTGGAACAATGCATGCTTCTCCAGTGTATTCCTTGTGGAAGCCATTTTGGGAACACTGAAGAGTTATGGTTGCATGTCCTTTCAGTTCATCCTGTTGATTTCATGCCATTAAAAGCTGGTCAACAGCATAATCTGCCTGCTGGTGAGGATTCTCCGCAGAAATCTGAGCTCTGCAATACAGCTACTGTGGAGAATAACACTCAGAATCTAGGGTGTTTCCGAAAGTTTATTTGCAGGTTTTGTGGGTTGAAGTTTGATTTACTACCTGATCTTGGCCGTCACCATCAAGCTGCTCATATGGGGCCAAGTTTGGTCAGCTCTCACCACTCAAGGAGGGGGATACGTTATTATGCTTGTAGATTGAAATCTGGAAGACTCAGCCGTCCTAGATTTAAAAAAGGTCTAGCAGCAGCATCATATAGAATCAGGAACAGAGCCAATGCCAGTATGAAGAAACGCATTCAAGCATCAAAGTCACTAAGCACTGTAGGGGTAACTTTACAGCCTCATGTAACTGAGACAGCAAGTCTTGGTAGATTGACAGAATCCCACTGCTCTGCAGTTGCAAAGATTTTGTTTTCTGAATCTCAGAAAACCAAACCTCGGCCTAACAACCTTGATATTTTATCTACCGCTCGTTCTGCTTGCTGCAAGGTCAGTCTTGTAGCATCCCTGGAAGGGAAGTATGGTGTATTGCCAGAACATTTGTATCTGAAGGCAGCCAAGCTCTGCAGTGAGCATAACATTCAAGTTGACTGGCACCAAGAGGGGTTTATATGTCCTAAAGGTTGTAAGGCGTTCAAGGACCCAAACTCGCTGTCTCCGCTGTTGCCTTTACCTTTTCCATGTGACTCTGTAAGGTACGGAGCTGCACATCAATTAGATCCAGTTAATGATGAGTGGGAGGTGGACGAGTGTCATTATATCATTGACTGCCACCATTTGGGACAGAAGTCCATGCAAAAGGCAGCTGTCTTGTGTAATGATATAAGCTTTGGGCAGGAACCAGTTCCAGTGGCCTGCATTGCCAATGAGGGTGTCTCGGATTCTATACACATCCGCAAAGATGGCTCTGATTGCCCAAATGTGATGCCTTGGGAAAGCTTCACATATGTCATGAAGCTGTTTCTTGATCAATCTGCTGGTCGCGATACAGAG AGCCTACAATTGGGTTGTGCCTGCCCATATTCAACATGCTATCCTGAAGCATGTGATCATGTATATCTCTTTGATAATGACTATGATGAGGCAAAAGACATTTATGGGAAACTCATGCGTGACAGGTTCCCTTATGATGAGAAAGGCCGGATCATCTTGGAG GAGGGTTACCTTGTTTATGAATGCAATCATATGTGCAGTTGCAGTAGAACCTGTCGTAATAGGGTTTTACAGAATGGAGTAAGAGTGAAGCTGGAAGTCTTCAAAACGGAGGAAAAG GGATGGGGACTCAGGGCAGGTGAAGCAATCCTGCGTGGCACATTTGTATGTGAGTACATTGGGGAGCTCTTGGATGAGAAGGAAGCAAACAAGAGGCAGCACAG GTATAGGAAAGAGGGTTGTGGCTATCTGTATGACATTGATGCTCATTTC
- the LOC121236162 gene encoding histone-lysine N-methyltransferase SUVR5-like isoform X5: MILQHYINSYWLQHDFHSWAQGCENAHSAESIEKLKEDLFDFILWKEVNSLWDSPVQPTLGSEWKTWKHEVMKWFSTAHPVSSARDVQLQTSDDLLNTNLQLSKKRPKLEVRRAEPHAFAVETLVSDQAITLEIDSAYFNGQDATGAATSALQHCKGDEIKEVAAPTGTPSCVVNKWENIVVEPENYELIQTKDMELTPVNEVAATESLEPGSKNRQCIAFIEAKGRQCVRWANDGDVYCCVHLSSRFIGSSARAERPASVGTPMCEGTTVLGTRCKHRSLYGSSFCKKHRPQNESKGKLNFPEMVKRKHKEDLPSSETTERKEMAYVGEVENPLQVDPISVMAVDAFHGRNSLTEKPEHPGKDCNGTEKLHCISYYLPNNLNPCLESPRHHSLYCEKHLPSWLKRARNGKDRIISKEVFADLLRKCCSQEQRLRLHQACELFYKLFKSILSLRNPVPREVQFQWAISEASKDFSVGNFFTKLVYREIERLRNIWDFSSDEIARVSTSVMEEQVVLPMAVDDSNDDEKAIRCKICSEEFLDNEALGSHWMDIHKKEAQWLFRGYACAICLDSFTNKKVLETHVQERHHVEFVEQCMLLQCIPCGSHFGNTEELWLHVLSVHPVDFMPLKAGQQHNLPAGEDSPQKSELCNTATVENNTQNLGCFRKFICRFCGLKFDLLPDLGRHHQAAHMGPSLVSSHHSRRGIRYYACRLKSGRLSRPRFKKGLAAASYRIRNRANASMKKRIQASKSLSTVGVTLQPHVTETASLGRLTESHCSAVAKILFSESQKTKPRPNNLDILSTARSACCKVSLVASLEGKYGVLPEHLYLKAAKLCSEHNIQVDWHQEGFICPKGCKAFKDPNSLSPLLPLPFPCDSVRYGAAHQLDPVNDEWEVDECHYIIDCHHLGQKSMQKAAVLCNDISFGQEPVPVACIANEGVSDSIHIRKDGSDCPNVMPWESFTYVMKLFLDQSAGRDTESLQLGCACPYSTCYPEACDHVYLFDNDYDEAKDIYGKLMRDRFPYDEKGRIILEEGYLVYECNHMCSCSRTCRNRVLQNGVRVKLEVFKTEEKGWGLRAGEAILRGTFVCEYIGELLDEKEANKRQHRYRKEGCGYLYDIDAHFNDVSRLIEGQVRYVIDATKYGNVSRFINHSCLPNLVSYQVLVESMDSQRAHIGLYASRDIALGEELTFNYRYELLPGEGYPCHCGASNCRGRLY; the protein is encoded by the exons ATGATACTTCAGCATTACATAAATTCTTACTGGCTACAACATGATTTTCACTCTTGGGCGCAAGGATGTGAGAATGCACATAGTGCTGAATCCATTGAAAAGCTAAAGGAG gatttgtttgattttattttgtggaAAGAAGTCAACTCTCTCTGGGATTCACCTGTGCAACCCACATTGGGTTCTGAGTGGAAAACCTGGAAGCATGAAGTTATGAAATGGTTTTCGACAGCTCATCCAGTATCCAGTGCCAGAGACGTGCAGCTGCAAACAAGTGATGATCTCTTGAACACAAATCTCCAACTTAGCAAGAAGAGGCCAAAGCTTGAAGTACGTCGTGCAGAGCCACATGCTTTTGCGGTGGAAACACTTGTATCTGATCAAGCAATAACTCTTGAGATTGACTCTGCATATTTTAATGGTCAAGATGCTACAGGTGCTGCTACATCGGCATTACAACACTGTAAAGGGGACGAGATAAAGGAGGTAGCTGCTCCTACAGGTACACCTAGTTGTGTGGTTAATAAATGGGAGAACATTGTAGTTGAACCTGAAAATTATGAGTTAATTCAAACCAAAGATATGGAGTTGACACCTGTGAATGAAGTGGCTGCTACTGAATCCTTGGAACCTGGGAGTAAGAACCGACAATGCATCGCTTTTATAGAAGCTAAGGGAAGGCAATGTGTGAGGTGGGCAAACGATGGTGATGTTTACTGCTGTGTGCATTTGTCTTCTCGGTTCATAGGTAGCTCTGCTCGAGCAGAAAGACCTGCCTCGGTTGGTACCCCGATGTGTGAAGGTACCACTGTTCTTGGTACTAGGTGTAAGCATCGGTCTCTATATGGCTCCTCATTCTGTAAGAAACACAGACCTCAAAATGAATCAAAAGGGAAATTAAACTTCCCAGAGATGGTTAAGAGAAAGCATAAGGAGGACCTTCCCAGTTCAGAAACGACAGAACGCAAAGAAATGGCTTATGTGGGAGAAGTTGAAAATCCCCTTCAAGTGGATCCAATCTCAGTCATGGCAGTTGATGCCTTCCATGGAAGGAACAGCTTAACTGAAAAGCCTGAGCATCCTGGCAAGGATTGCAATGGAACGGAGAAGCTGCACTGCATAAGCTACTACCTGCCCAATAATCTCAACCCATGTCTGGAAAGTCCAAGGCACCATTCATTATACTGTGAGAAACACCTTCCAAGCTGGCTTAAACGTGCAAGGAATGGTAAGGATAGAATTATTTCAAAAGAAGTGTTCGCAGATCTTTTGAGGAAATGTTGTTCACAGGAGCAAAGGTTGAGGTTGCATCAAGCGTGTGAGCTTTTCTACAAGCtctttaaaagtattttatcccTGAGAAACCCAGTGCCTAGGGAGGTTCAATTTCAGTGGGCCATATCTGAAGCCTCTAAAGATTTTAGTGTTGGCAATTTCTTTACAAAGTTGGTTTACCGTGAGATAGAGAGACTTAGAAATATTTGGGACTTCAGTTCTGATGAAATTGCGCGAGTTTCCACCTCTGTCATGGAAGAACAGGTGGTGTTGCCAATGGCAGTCGATGATAGTAATGATGATGAAAAGGCTATTAGGTGCAAAATCTGCTCAGAGGAGTTTCTTGACAATGAAGCACTTGGTAGCCACTGGATGGACATTCATAAAAAGGAAGCACAATGGCTGTTCAGGGGCTATGCTTGTGCCATCTGCCTTGATTCCTTTACTAATAAGAAAGTCCTGGAAACACATGTGCAAGAGAGACACCATGTGGAATTTGTGGAACAATGCATGCTTCTCCAGTGTATTCCTTGTGGAAGCCATTTTGGGAACACTGAAGAGTTATGGTTGCATGTCCTTTCAGTTCATCCTGTTGATTTCATGCCATTAAAAGCTGGTCAACAGCATAATCTGCCTGCTGGTGAGGATTCTCCGCAGAAATCTGAGCTCTGCAATACAGCTACTGTGGAGAATAACACTCAGAATCTAGGGTGTTTCCGAAAGTTTATTTGCAGGTTTTGTGGGTTGAAGTTTGATTTACTACCTGATCTTGGCCGTCACCATCAAGCTGCTCATATGGGGCCAAGTTTGGTCAGCTCTCACCACTCAAGGAGGGGGATACGTTATTATGCTTGTAGATTGAAATCTGGAAGACTCAGCCGTCCTAGATTTAAAAAAGGTCTAGCAGCAGCATCATATAGAATCAGGAACAGAGCCAATGCCAGTATGAAGAAACGCATTCAAGCATCAAAGTCACTAAGCACTGTAGGGGTAACTTTACAGCCTCATGTAACTGAGACAGCAAGTCTTGGTAGATTGACAGAATCCCACTGCTCTGCAGTTGCAAAGATTTTGTTTTCTGAATCTCAGAAAACCAAACCTCGGCCTAACAACCTTGATATTTTATCTACCGCTCGTTCTGCTTGCTGCAAGGTCAGTCTTGTAGCATCCCTGGAAGGGAAGTATGGTGTATTGCCAGAACATTTGTATCTGAAGGCAGCCAAGCTCTGCAGTGAGCATAACATTCAAGTTGACTGGCACCAAGAGGGGTTTATATGTCCTAAAGGTTGTAAGGCGTTCAAGGACCCAAACTCGCTGTCTCCGCTGTTGCCTTTACCTTTTCCATGTGACTCTGTAAGGTACGGAGCTGCACATCAATTAGATCCAGTTAATGATGAGTGGGAGGTGGACGAGTGTCATTATATCATTGACTGCCACCATTTGGGACAGAAGTCCATGCAAAAGGCAGCTGTCTTGTGTAATGATATAAGCTTTGGGCAGGAACCAGTTCCAGTGGCCTGCATTGCCAATGAGGGTGTCTCGGATTCTATACACATCCGCAAAGATGGCTCTGATTGCCCAAATGTGATGCCTTGGGAAAGCTTCACATATGTCATGAAGCTGTTTCTTGATCAATCTGCTGGTCGCGATACAGAG AGCCTACAATTGGGTTGTGCCTGCCCATATTCAACATGCTATCCTGAAGCATGTGATCATGTATATCTCTTTGATAATGACTATGATGAGGCAAAAGACATTTATGGGAAACTCATGCGTGACAGGTTCCCTTATGATGAGAAAGGCCGGATCATCTTGGAG GAGGGTTACCTTGTTTATGAATGCAATCATATGTGCAGTTGCAGTAGAACCTGTCGTAATAGGGTTTTACAGAATGGAGTAAGAGTGAAGCTGGAAGTCTTCAAAACGGAGGAAAAG GGATGGGGACTCAGGGCAGGTGAAGCAATCCTGCGTGGCACATTTGTATGTGAGTACATTGGGGAGCTCTTGGATGAGAAGGAAGCAAACAAGAGGCAGCACAG GTATAGGAAAGAGGGTTGTGGCTATCTGTATGACATTGATGCTCATTTC